Proteins from a single region of Microbacterium sp. zg-Y818:
- a CDS encoding ABC transporter substrate-binding protein produces the protein MSKRHRSMLGIVALGSALALTLAGCARGGEGTGATDDAAPASPGITDSSIALGITTPLSGPTAGPGTCTVAGITAYFGERNAEGGIEFGDGVTRTVDIEALDDAYDPQKAKANYDQLKDSVFAMTSGLGTPTNRAYLEAAIADEVPQVLVMTGDPIFSDTGESPSQLGFVPIYQNEGLAFGELLVASGDDHKVAILSQNDDFGEGYVEGFKEAVEGADNVEIVEELTYEATDTAVDGQLTELAASDADVFFNAMSITPLVISSLQKAQQLGWTPSWFLPSNTSSPAAILQPGGAEAFPGVYSVSFAKAPASPAFAEDEDVQTFLASLKEYADYQDMPAFPHCMWSYMVGATLEQAFMEMTEPTRESFMEALRSITDFQAPLMLEGTAVDTTTDGQPAVSSVVVQKYNGKGYDTVESFG, from the coding sequence ATGAGCAAGAGACATCGGAGCATGCTGGGCATCGTCGCCCTCGGCTCTGCGCTCGCATTGACGCTCGCCGGCTGTGCACGCGGCGGTGAGGGGACGGGGGCGACCGACGACGCCGCACCGGCGAGCCCAGGCATCACGGACAGCTCGATCGCCCTCGGCATCACGACCCCGCTGAGCGGGCCGACGGCGGGGCCGGGCACCTGCACCGTGGCGGGCATCACCGCGTACTTCGGTGAGCGCAACGCCGAGGGCGGGATCGAGTTCGGCGACGGTGTGACCCGCACCGTCGACATCGAGGCCCTCGACGACGCGTACGATCCGCAGAAGGCAAAGGCCAACTACGACCAGCTCAAGGACAGCGTGTTCGCGATGACCTCGGGCCTGGGCACCCCGACCAACCGCGCCTACCTCGAGGCCGCGATCGCCGACGAGGTGCCGCAGGTGCTCGTCATGACGGGCGATCCGATCTTCAGCGACACCGGCGAGAGCCCGTCTCAGCTGGGCTTCGTGCCGATCTACCAGAACGAAGGGCTGGCGTTCGGCGAGCTGCTCGTGGCGTCCGGTGATGACCACAAGGTGGCGATCCTGTCCCAGAACGACGACTTCGGCGAGGGCTACGTCGAAGGCTTCAAGGAGGCCGTCGAGGGGGCCGACAACGTGGAGATCGTCGAGGAGCTCACCTACGAGGCGACCGACACGGCGGTGGACGGGCAGCTCACCGAGCTCGCGGCATCCGATGCCGACGTCTTCTTCAATGCGATGTCGATCACCCCGCTGGTGATCTCTTCGCTGCAGAAGGCGCAGCAGCTCGGCTGGACTCCCAGCTGGTTCCTGCCCTCCAACACCTCCAGCCCCGCGGCGATCCTGCAGCCCGGCGGCGCCGAGGCTTTCCCCGGTGTCTACTCGGTGTCCTTCGCCAAGGCCCCCGCGAGTCCCGCCTTCGCCGAGGACGAGGACGTGCAGACGTTCCTGGCCAGTCTCAAGGAGTACGCGGACTACCAGGACATGCCCGCCTTCCCGCACTGCATGTGGAGCTACATGGTCGGGGCGACCCTCGAGCAGGCGTTCATGGAGATGACCGAGCCGACGCGCGAGAGCTTCATGGAAGCGCTGCGGTCGATCACCGACTTCCAGGCGCCGCTCATGCTCGAGGGCACCGCGGTGGA
- a CDS encoding branched-chain amino acid ABC transporter permease, which yields MPASSAFFSRRWVRLVIALVIVVAVLLLPLALPEFANQTLARIGVFAVAVLGLNVVMGYTGQVSLGQIFFVGLGAYVTAYGVRNDVNIVLVLLASVLIPGIVGLVIALAAARLGGLAIAMVTIALPIVGVPLAKRLSEFTGGSQGTSARFSDAPEWTGLYDDQWQLYIVILIGGIVFLLTRNLVRGKYGRAFAIVKENEAVASSMGISPYRFKVLAFTIASLIGGVSGFLYMVVVQYTSPETLSFGHSIQLLAAMVIGGAGSIVGSLLGGAYYVLAPQLTNAVDPSLTAVLQGALLLLVLFVLPGGLASLPARLQRLRRRAAGGREHHPGAPPTSSTDVPTPAATKGTQTERHDQS from the coding sequence ATGCCCGCCTCCTCCGCCTTCTTCTCCCGCCGGTGGGTTCGGCTGGTAATCGCGCTCGTGATCGTCGTCGCCGTGCTGCTGCTGCCGCTGGCTCTGCCGGAGTTCGCCAATCAGACGCTCGCCCGCATCGGCGTCTTCGCCGTCGCCGTGCTCGGACTCAATGTGGTGATGGGCTACACCGGACAGGTGTCGCTCGGGCAGATCTTCTTCGTCGGGCTCGGCGCGTACGTCACCGCCTACGGGGTGCGCAACGACGTGAACATCGTCCTCGTCCTGCTTGCCAGCGTGCTCATCCCGGGGATCGTGGGGCTGGTCATCGCGCTCGCGGCGGCACGACTGGGTGGCCTGGCGATCGCCATGGTCACGATCGCGCTGCCGATCGTGGGGGTGCCGCTGGCCAAACGGCTGTCGGAGTTCACCGGCGGATCGCAGGGCACCTCGGCCCGGTTCTCCGACGCCCCCGAGTGGACCGGTCTGTACGACGACCAGTGGCAGCTGTACATCGTGATCCTGATCGGCGGAATCGTGTTCCTGCTCACCCGCAACCTCGTGCGGGGAAAGTACGGCCGCGCCTTCGCCATCGTGAAAGAGAACGAGGCCGTCGCCTCGTCGATGGGCATCTCGCCCTACCGCTTCAAAGTGCTCGCCTTCACCATCGCCTCGCTCATCGGCGGCGTCAGCGGCTTTCTGTACATGGTGGTCGTGCAGTACACGTCGCCCGAGACCCTCAGCTTCGGGCACTCCATCCAGCTGCTGGCGGCGATGGTCATCGGCGGTGCCGGCAGCATCGTCGGCTCGCTCCTCGGCGGCGCCTACTACGTGCTGGCCCCGCAGCTGACGAACGCCGTCGACCCGAGCCTCACCGCCGTCCTGCAGGGCGCGCTGCTCCTGCTCGTGCTGTTCGTCCTCCCCGGCGGGCTGGCATCGCTTCCCGCCCGCCTGCAGCGCCTGCGCCGACGCGCCGCCGGCGGCCGCGAGCACCACCCCGGCGCACCACCCACTTCGAGCACGGACGTCCCGACGCCCGCCGCGACGAAGGGAACCCAAACAGAGAGGCACGATCAGTCATGA
- a CDS encoding branched-chain amino acid ABC transporter permease, with protein MGTFIQLVVDGLSLGSVYAALALAIVLVNQATGLINFAQGGMAVLSAYIAWWFAGLGVPLILAILLSVVVSFLMGAVIERYVMRRFEQGDPDTAVVVTIGLLTLITGVCGWLWTYNNQQFPSLFPLDTVSVFGAAVSVRSIGTTVVIIAIMLLLQGLFLGTKLGLALRAVAVNPQSAAFSGLPVGRLLMVGWGLAACLGAVAGALIAPQLTLTPGMMDTALVYALAAVILGGMSSPIGVVLAAWIIGVLENLAAVYVPFIGYDLKVAVPFVLIFIVLIVRPQGLFGRRSVVRV; from the coding sequence ATGGGCACCTTCATCCAGCTCGTGGTGGACGGTCTGTCGCTCGGCTCCGTCTACGCGGCCCTCGCCCTCGCCATCGTGCTGGTGAATCAGGCCACCGGGCTGATCAACTTCGCCCAGGGCGGCATGGCGGTCCTCTCCGCCTACATCGCCTGGTGGTTCGCGGGGCTCGGGGTGCCGCTGATCCTCGCGATCCTGCTCTCCGTCGTGGTTTCGTTCCTGATGGGCGCGGTCATCGAGCGGTACGTGATGCGCCGCTTCGAGCAAGGCGACCCCGACACGGCGGTGGTGGTCACGATCGGGCTGCTCACGCTGATCACCGGCGTCTGCGGCTGGCTGTGGACCTACAACAACCAGCAGTTCCCCTCGCTGTTTCCGCTTGACACCGTCTCGGTGTTCGGGGCGGCGGTGAGCGTGCGCTCCATCGGCACGACGGTGGTGATCATCGCGATCATGCTCCTGCTGCAGGGGCTGTTCCTCGGCACGAAGCTCGGGCTGGCGCTGCGTGCGGTCGCAGTGAACCCGCAGTCCGCCGCCTTCTCGGGGTTGCCCGTCGGCCGGCTGCTGATGGTCGGGTGGGGCCTGGCCGCGTGTCTGGGCGCGGTGGCGGGCGCCCTCATCGCGCCGCAGCTGACGCTGACCCCCGGAATGATGGACACGGCGCTGGTCTACGCCCTCGCCGCCGTCATCCTCGGCGGCATGTCCAGCCCCATCGGCGTGGTCCTGGCCGCCTGGATCATCGGCGTCCTCGAGAACCTCGCCGCCGTGTACGTGCCGTTCATCGGATACGACTTGAAGGTCGCTGTGCCGTTCGTGCTGATCTTCATCGTGCTGATCGTGAGACCCCAAGGTCTGTTCGGACGCAGATCGGTGGTGCGAGTCTGA
- a CDS encoding ABC transporter ATP-binding protein → MTLLELEDVTAFYGPVQVLDGVSLTVPEGGAVGILGANGAGKTTTLRAISGTVRAGGGIRFDGKDIRGSRPDRVASLGIAHVPEGRGTLGGLTVRENLRVGAYRRKDRKGIAADIEYCLDLFPNLRERIRSHGSALSGGEQQMLAVARGVMAKPRLMLLDEASLGLAPSTAKNVYDAIARLRRESGIAMLVVEQNANLAFRLVDTATVLETGHNALTGTSAELRGMDEIRRAYLGG, encoded by the coding sequence ATGACGCTGCTTGAACTCGAGGACGTCACCGCGTTCTACGGACCCGTGCAGGTGCTCGACGGTGTGTCGCTGACGGTGCCCGAGGGCGGCGCTGTCGGCATCCTCGGTGCCAACGGCGCAGGCAAGACCACCACGTTGCGCGCCATCAGCGGGACGGTGCGCGCCGGTGGCGGCATCCGCTTCGACGGCAAGGACATCCGCGGCAGCCGGCCCGACCGCGTGGCTTCCCTCGGGATCGCCCACGTGCCCGAAGGGCGGGGGACCCTCGGCGGGCTCACGGTGCGGGAGAACCTTCGCGTGGGGGCGTACCGGCGCAAGGATCGCAAGGGCATCGCGGCGGACATCGAGTACTGCCTCGACCTGTTCCCGAACCTGCGTGAACGCATCCGCTCGCACGGCTCTGCGCTCTCCGGGGGCGAACAGCAGATGCTCGCCGTCGCGCGCGGCGTCATGGCCAAGCCCCGGCTCATGCTGCTCGACGAGGCGTCGCTCGGCCTCGCGCCGTCCACCGCCAAGAACGTCTACGACGCGATCGCGCGGCTGAGGCGCGAGTCGGGGATCGCGATGCTGGTGGTCGAGCAGAACGCCAATCTCGCCTTCCGGCTCGTCGACACCGCGACGGTGCTCGAGACCGGACACAACGCCCTCACGGGCACCTCGGCCGAGCTCAGGGGCATGGACGAGATCCGACGCGCGTACCTGGGGGGCTGA